The Priestia megaterium NBRC 15308 = ATCC 14581 region CTAAACTTTTTAATGGTTTTTTCCTTTTAAACAATGTAAATATGCTTTCATACATAAGATATAAAAAATTATATTAGTGATTTTATACAATTTGCAAAAAAAACTTTAGAGAGAATGGAGATACAATCATATTCCAAAAGTGATAATATAAATATAAATCAACCGATGTTATAAAACCTATCATTTTATGTTAGATATATAATGAGCTTTTTAGCACAGAGAAACTTTATTGAAAGGAGAGATAACGATGAGCTTAGAAGCTTTAAATAAAAGAGTAGAAACCGATCTTTCTTACCTTTCCTTCAGGAAACTAACAGAAGTACAGCCAATTATCCCTAAGAGCGGACACGTATACGATGTAATCATTATTGGAGGAGGTCAAAGCGGTTTAGGAACGGCCTTTGGGTTACTGCGAGAACGCGTGTCAAACATTCTTGTTATTGATGAAAACCGTTCGGGTTTAGAAGGTCCGTGGGAAACGTATGCACGAATGATTACGCTGAGAACACCAAAAAACTTAACGTCTATTGATTTAGGTATACCTTCGCTTACGTTTCAAGCGTGGTGGGAAGCACAATTTGGCTCAGAGGGCTGGGAAGCTCTTGACAAAATTCCAAGAGGAGATTGGATGAATTATTTGCGCTGGTACCGGAGCATTCTTAACCTTCCTGTGGCAAATGAAATAAAATTAACGTTAATTGAGCCGACGGAAACAGGTATTCATCGCTTGCATATTGAAGGGAATGGAGCTTCATGTCCTACACTGATGGCACGTAAAGTTATACTAGCTACAGGAATTCAAGGAGGAGGAGAGTGGCATGTCCCGCCTATGATTTCTGAAAAATTGCCGCCTCATCTTTATTCTCACACTTCCCAAACCATTGATTTTACTACGTTGAAGAACAAAGAAGTAGCTGTTTTAGGAGGAGGAGCTTCCGCCTTTGACAATGCCAACTATGCGCTTTCTGAAGGGGTTGCTGAAGCTCATGTATTTGTTCGCCGAAAAGAACTTCCGCGTATTAACCCAATCAGACAAATGGAAGCTTCAGGAATGATTGAACGTTTCCATGCTTTGTCAGATGCTGAAAAATATGAAGTGATGGCTCATTTTTTCGAATACAACCAGCCGCCTACGAATGATACATTT contains the following coding sequences:
- a CDS encoding NAD(P)-binding domain-containing protein; this encodes MSLEALNKRVETDLSYLSFRKLTEVQPIIPKSGHVYDVIIIGGGQSGLGTAFGLLRERVSNILVIDENRSGLEGPWETYARMITLRTPKNLTSIDLGIPSLTFQAWWEAQFGSEGWEALDKIPRGDWMNYLRWYRSILNLPVANEIKLTLIEPTETGIHRLHIEGNGASCPTLMARKVILATGIQGGGEWHVPPMISEKLPPHLYSHTSQTIDFTTLKNKEVAVLGGGASAFDNANYALSEGVAEAHVFVRRKELPRINPIRQMEASGMIERFHALSDAEKYEVMAHFFEYNQPPTNDTFGRASSWPGFHLHVHAPWLDVEEKQDKAVVTTPQGIFTFDYLIISTGLLTDPALRPELRLVEKHIARWSDHYKAPHEIANPVLDAHPYLSNGFAFLSRNREGQKMVYGLFAFNYSALISCGISASALSGLKYAIPKLVSEVANQLFIDNRHENLTNFFDYDEPEFIGSWSKDNNQVKTI